One genomic window of Evansella cellulosilytica DSM 2522 includes the following:
- a CDS encoding M20 peptidase aminoacylase family protein encodes MRVAIDNWVNKNEEIIMSTYHYLHQHPEISWEERETTKFLSSQLDELKLSYDLFETMTGLVGEWGTSDVGRTVAVRADMDALWQHVNGEWKANHSCGHDAHMTIVLLAVRCLLEIGYEPKGLLKVIFQPAEETGKGAKALIRNGVLQGVERLLGIHLRPLQELPIHTASPAIYHGATTLLKGKIKGVQSHGARPHLGINVVDSLAAIVHAVNAVKMDPTISYSAKVTVLKAGEQNINIVPDYGEFGIDLRAQSNEVMQQLMEKVEHAVIAAGSMNGAEVTIDVEAEMVAATPSPQMENIVGSAITEALGEKNLMEASVTPGGEDYHFYSKEYPSLESTMIGLGAGLEPGLHHPHMTFEESTLLDGVKIVSLAIIKMFEE; translated from the coding sequence ATGCGGGTTGCTATCGACAACTGGGTTAATAAAAATGAAGAAATCATTATGTCTACATACCATTACCTTCATCAACATCCAGAGATTAGCTGGGAAGAGAGGGAAACGACGAAGTTTTTAAGTAGCCAGCTTGACGAACTTAAACTCTCATATGATTTGTTTGAAACTATGACAGGATTAGTAGGGGAGTGGGGAACCTCAGATGTGGGACGGACGGTTGCTGTTCGTGCTGATATGGATGCGCTATGGCAACATGTAAACGGCGAATGGAAAGCAAATCATTCGTGCGGCCATGATGCACATATGACAATCGTCCTCCTCGCCGTACGCTGCTTATTAGAAATTGGCTATGAGCCAAAAGGATTGTTAAAAGTTATTTTTCAACCAGCGGAGGAAACGGGTAAAGGAGCAAAAGCACTAATACGTAACGGGGTGCTTCAAGGTGTTGAACGCCTTCTCGGTATCCATCTCCGCCCATTGCAGGAATTACCTATCCACACAGCATCACCAGCAATTTATCACGGGGCAACGACTTTGTTAAAGGGAAAAATAAAAGGGGTACAATCGCACGGAGCTCGCCCACATTTAGGGATTAACGTCGTAGATTCGTTGGCAGCGATCGTCCATGCCGTCAACGCAGTGAAAATGGATCCGACTATTTCATATTCTGCAAAAGTGACTGTATTAAAGGCGGGCGAACAAAACATTAACATCGTCCCTGACTATGGGGAATTTGGCATTGATTTACGAGCGCAATCTAATGAAGTGATGCAACAGTTAATGGAGAAGGTCGAGCACGCAGTGATTGCTGCTGGTTCTATGAACGGAGCAGAGGTAACGATAGATGTAGAAGCAGAAATGGTAGCAGCGACGCCAAGCCCACAAATGGAAAACATAGTGGGTAGTGCAATTACCGAAGCTCTAGGTGAAAAAAACTTGATGGAAGCCTCTGTTACACCAGGTGGCGAGGACTATCACTTTTATTCAAAGGAATACCCTTCATTGGAATCAACGATGATCGGTCTTGGAGCAGGGCTGGAGCCCGGACTCCACCATCCTCATATGACATTTGAAGAAAGCACATTGCTGGATGGGGTAAAAATAGTAAGCTTAGCTATTATCAAAATGTTCGAAGAGTGA
- a CDS encoding sulfite exporter TauE/SafE family protein, translating to MNELFVILILGISIILFAGFIQGLTSFGFALFSIPILSKVIPLDVVVPIITLLCLISNAFIVYTVRRYIHFKEIWILTLASTLAVPLGVRLLIIVDISLLKIAIGVIIICVAVLMLKGVTFHVDNQKIASIPVGFLSGVLNGSLSLSGPPVALFLNNQQVEKQVFRANIATYSLILNMMTIASFSYSGMMNSEVLTYSITFIPAMIIGLIIGINMLKVVNESLFKRITLYLIIASGIWTLISA from the coding sequence ATGAATGAACTTTTCGTTATTTTAATATTGGGGATCAGTATTATTCTTTTTGCCGGGTTTATCCAAGGACTTACTAGCTTTGGTTTCGCCTTATTTTCCATTCCGATTCTCTCTAAAGTTATCCCGCTTGATGTCGTTGTTCCTATTATTACTTTGCTATGTTTAATTAGTAATGCCTTTATCGTATATACAGTGAGAAGATACATTCATTTTAAGGAAATTTGGATCCTTACGCTGGCGAGCACTCTTGCTGTCCCTCTCGGCGTACGTCTCTTAATCATAGTCGATATTAGTTTATTAAAAATAGCGATCGGAGTCATTATTATTTGTGTCGCCGTCCTCATGCTAAAAGGGGTAACATTTCACGTTGACAATCAAAAAATCGCTTCAATTCCTGTTGGGTTTTTAAGCGGTGTTCTCAACGGAAGTCTTTCTTTAAGTGGTCCTCCAGTTGCTTTATTTTTAAATAATCAACAAGTAGAAAAACAAGTGTTCCGCGCAAACATCGCTACCTACTCACTCATTTTAAATATGATGACAATCGCTTCTTTCAGCTATTCTGGAATGATGAATTCCGAAGTGTTAACCTATTCTATTACGTTTATCCCTGCTATGATCATCGGCCTTATTATTGGAATAAATATGTTAAAGGTTGTAAATGAGTCATTGTTTAAACGGATTACGTTGTACTTAATTATTGCCTCAGGCATTTGGACGCTTATTAGTGCTTAA
- the nagB gene encoding glucosamine-6-phosphate deaminase: MELVTVSDYEQMSKNVCQQIVDKVNILKTPVLGLATGGTPELLYERLIDEYKSKNVSFANTFTFNLDEYVGLSGDHPNSYRHYMNEKLLKHVDISIHQTHIPNGMAENLEEECANYEALIEKAGGIDIQILGLGMNGHIGFNEPGTSFHSKTHVVTLDSSTRQANARFFPNAAEVPHKAITMGINTILSSKKIILMVSGEKKASALNRLLNGEVSPEFPASVLLEHPNVTVVADHSALSLL, encoded by the coding sequence GTGGAGCTAGTAACGGTTAGCGATTATGAACAAATGAGCAAAAACGTTTGTCAGCAAATTGTTGATAAAGTAAATATATTAAAAACGCCAGTTCTAGGCTTAGCAACAGGAGGAACACCTGAGCTTTTATATGAACGATTAATAGACGAGTATAAAAGCAAGAACGTGTCCTTTGCAAACACGTTTACGTTTAACCTTGATGAATATGTAGGATTAAGCGGTGATCACCCTAATAGTTATCGACATTATATGAATGAAAAATTATTAAAGCATGTCGACATTTCAATCCATCAAACGCACATTCCAAATGGTATGGCAGAAAACTTGGAAGAGGAATGTGCGAATTACGAGGCGCTTATAGAAAAAGCAGGAGGCATTGACATCCAAATATTAGGTCTCGGTATGAATGGCCATATTGGTTTTAATGAACCTGGAACATCGTTTCATTCTAAAACGCACGTTGTCACGTTAGATAGCTCTACTAGACAAGCAAACGCAAGATTTTTTCCAAATGCTGCAGAGGTTCCTCATAAAGCAATTACGATGGGGATTAATACAATTCTTTCAAGTAAAAAAATCATTTTGATGGTATCTGGCGAAAAGAAGGCGAGCGCATTGAATCGGTTACTCAATGGAGAGGTATCTCCTGAGTTCCCTGCATCAGTGCTGCTAGAGCACCCAAATGTAACGGTAGTAGCTGATCACTCAGCCCTTTCTTTGTTATAA
- the nagA gene encoding N-acetylglucosamine-6-phosphate deacetylase, translating into MKDQYLFIKNIQIYMETSTVPDGCLLIKNNQIERIGMSNDFTNMEEVETIDGQGLHAIPGFIDGHIHGVNGTDVMDGTPEALANMCETLPKEGTTSFLATTITQSTENIEKALKNVARYENKSGTAELIGVHLEGPYIEKKKAGAQPPMYTVPPNILQFKHWQALSGNAIKTVTMAPEKDTDGSFIQYLYEQGINVSAGHTEAGIADMKKALKHGVKQVTHLCNAMTGLHHRDIGVVGAAFLFDELKCELIVDGYHVSKDMVHLIYKNVGVDRIMLVTDSIRAKCMQPGKYELGGQQVVVDDEVAALADGRLAGSILKLIDGAKNMVEYSGASIEELVKMTALNPAKQLNIFDRKGSLAVGKDADILLIDDDLALKYTICRGKVAFKEEVKSGASNG; encoded by the coding sequence TTGAAAGATCAATATTTATTCATTAAGAATATTCAAATATATATGGAGACGAGCACAGTGCCCGATGGATGTCTCCTCATAAAAAACAATCAAATCGAACGGATCGGGATGTCGAATGATTTCACCAATATGGAAGAAGTAGAAACAATTGATGGTCAAGGACTACACGCAATACCGGGCTTTATTGATGGGCACATTCACGGTGTCAATGGTACGGATGTCATGGACGGAACACCTGAGGCACTAGCAAATATGTGCGAAACGCTCCCAAAGGAAGGAACAACAAGCTTTCTGGCGACAACTATTACACAATCAACTGAAAACATAGAGAAAGCACTCAAGAACGTCGCTCGATATGAAAACAAGAGCGGTACAGCTGAACTCATTGGTGTTCATTTAGAGGGGCCGTATATTGAAAAAAAGAAAGCTGGCGCACAGCCTCCTATGTACACTGTACCGCCAAATATTCTCCAGTTTAAGCATTGGCAAGCGCTCTCAGGCAATGCAATCAAAACGGTGACAATGGCTCCGGAAAAGGACACAGACGGTAGTTTTATACAGTACTTGTATGAACAAGGAATCAATGTCTCTGCTGGTCATACGGAAGCGGGAATCGCAGACATGAAGAAAGCACTAAAGCATGGGGTGAAGCAAGTAACTCATCTATGCAATGCAATGACAGGTCTTCATCACCGAGATATCGGCGTTGTCGGTGCAGCATTTTTGTTTGATGAGTTGAAGTGTGAGCTCATCGTTGATGGTTATCACGTCTCAAAAGATATGGTCCACCTCATCTATAAAAATGTAGGCGTCGATCGGATTATGCTCGTTACCGATTCCATTAGAGCAAAGTGTATGCAACCTGGGAAATACGAGCTTGGAGGCCAACAAGTTGTTGTTGATGACGAGGTAGCAGCTTTAGCCGATGGAAGGTTAGCGGGGAGCATCTTGAAGCTCATTGATGGTGCGAAAAACATGGTCGAGTATAGTGGCGCTTCCATTGAAGAGTTGGTCAAAATGACTGCGCTAAATCCTGCGAAACAGCTTAATATTTTTGATAGAAAGGGTAGTTTAGCTGTAGGGAAGGATGCGGATATTTTGCTCATCGATGATGATTTGGCACTTAAATACACAATCTGCAGAGGCAAGGTTGCTTTTAAGGAGGAAGTGAAAAGTGGAGCTAGTAACGGTTAG
- a CDS encoding DUF3231 family protein, translating to MSHINLTSGEIGSLWTTYMNDSMSQCILGYMINHVQDQDIFPAIKEALHISNEHVQQLEKIFEEESYAKPIGFTNNDVNIQAPSLYTDVFCLTYINHMAKFGMLSYSGYLSMSAREDMINFFSDALVKTSNLYHMTTKIALKKGVFVRAPYISVPKKTDYVDSKSYFSGYSLFNKQRPLNAIEISHLFMNIQTNLIGSKLCLSFAQTSPNKEVQEFMLRGNEISLKHMKVFSSLLLNDNVQSPISSDVCITDSTYSPFSDKLMMYHMSLLSAAGTGNYATAAAASQRSDLILDYERLSIEIARFAKKGADIMIKNNWLEQPPGTIDKVQLTKQKNN from the coding sequence ATGAGTCATATTAATTTAACATCTGGAGAAATTGGTTCGTTATGGACTACATATATGAATGATAGTATGTCTCAATGTATATTAGGTTATATGATTAACCATGTACAGGATCAAGACATCTTTCCTGCTATAAAAGAGGCACTACATATTTCAAATGAACATGTACAGCAGCTCGAAAAAATATTTGAGGAAGAGAGCTATGCGAAGCCAATTGGATTTACGAATAATGATGTTAACATTCAAGCACCTAGCTTATATACAGATGTTTTTTGCTTAACTTACATCAATCACATGGCAAAGTTCGGTATGCTTTCCTATAGTGGATATTTATCGATGAGTGCAAGGGAAGACATGATTAATTTTTTTTCAGATGCTTTAGTAAAAACGAGTAATCTTTATCATATGACGACAAAGATAGCATTAAAAAAAGGTGTATTTGTTCGTGCACCTTATATATCTGTCCCAAAAAAGACGGATTACGTTGATAGTAAAAGCTATTTCAGTGGATATAGTCTTTTTAACAAGCAAAGACCATTAAATGCGATTGAGATTTCTCATTTGTTTATGAATATACAAACAAACCTGATAGGATCTAAGCTGTGTTTAAGTTTTGCACAAACGTCTCCGAATAAAGAAGTACAGGAATTTATGCTCAGGGGAAACGAAATTTCATTGAAGCATATGAAAGTATTCTCCTCACTCCTATTAAATGATAATGTCCAATCCCCAATTAGCTCAGATGTTTGTATTACAGATTCTACATACTCACCTTTTTCGGATAAGCTGATGATGTATCATATGAGCCTTTTAAGTGCGGCAGGGACTGGAAATTATGCCACAGCGGCTGCTGCAAGTCAGCGGAGTGACTTAATACTAGATTATGAACGGTTATCGATAGAGATTGCACGGTTTGCAAAAAAAGGGGCAGATATTATGATAAAAAATAATTGGCTAGAGCAACCGCCCGGTACGATTGATAAAGTACAATTAACAAAACAAAAAAATAATTGA